Proteins encoded by one window of Macaca fascicularis isolate 582-1 chromosome 10, T2T-MFA8v1.1:
- the LOC102116596 gene encoding RIMS-binding protein 3A, whose translation MAKDSPSPLGASPKKLGCSSPAATVLENQRRELEKLRAELEAERAGWRAERRRFAAQARQLREEAERERRQLADHLRSKWEAQRGRELRQLQEEMQREREAEIRQLLRWKEAEQRQLQQLLHRERDGVVRQARELQRQLAEELVNRGHCSRPGASEVSAGQCRCRLQEVLGQLRWQTDGEQAARIRYLQAALEVERQLFLKYILEHFRRNPSLSEPADPQAVHSLEEPLPQTSSGSCHAPKPACQLGSLDSLSADVGVHSRPLDLVSSACSSSLDGLLSTRASSLDCFAPARSRSLDSTRSLPKASKSEERSSSPYTSIPGSQSLPPPPSPLRPPPSPLLPPLPPSVPRKLSNPQGGEGSESQPCKVLTPSPPGLGHQELIKLNWLLAKALRVLARRCSTLQEENKQLRRAGCPYQADEKVKRLKVKRAELTGLARRLADRARKLEETNLRAVSAPVPGESCAGLELCQAFARQRAQDLSEQASALLAKDKQIEELRQECHLLQARVASGPCSDPHTGRGGPCTQWLNVRDLDRLQRESQREVLRLQRQLTLQQGNGGARPEAGGQSTTCEEVRRQMLALESELDQRRRECEELGAQAAAARRRGEEAETQLQAALLKNAWLAEENGRLQAKTDWVRKAENSEVRGQVGRACQERDAAGLMAEQLLQQAARGQDRQQQLQCDPQKALCDVHASQKEIQALQCQPVHPPEQPWETSQMPESQVKGSRRPKFQALPEDYTVSQPNRDIHEKREVSLEESPVALGEPASVPQVSETVPASQPVSKKTSSQSNSSSEGSMWATVPSCPTLDRDTASEVDDLEPDSVSLALEVGGSAAPAAPKLKIFMAQYNYDPFEGPNDHPEGELPLTAGDYIYIFGDMDEDGFYEGELEDGRRGLVPSNLVEQIPDSYISGCLPAKSPDLRPHQLPAGQDEALEEDSLLPGEAQGVVDRGLYQMVRVGSKTEVATEILDTKMEACQLGLLQSMGKQGLSRSLLGTKGVLRMAPMQLHLQNVTATSAKITWVYSSHRHPHVVYLDDREHALTPAGVSCYTFQGLCPGMHYRARVEVRLPWDLLQVYWGTMSSTITFDTLLAGPPHPPLDVLVERHASPGVLVVSWLPVTIDSAGSSNGVQVTGYAVYADGLKVCEVTDATAGSTLLEFSQLQVPLTWQKVSVRTMSLCGESLDSVPAQIPEDCFMCHQWPETPPFSYTCGDPSTYRVTFPVCPQKLALAPLNAKASPHNPGSCGEPQDKFLEAFFEEPPRRQSPVSNLGSEGEYLSSGTGSQAEELAEAWEGCRKDLLFQKSPQHHRPPLLSDQPGEKENCYQHMGTSKSPAAGFIQLHTKCGSRKEPCQEKAALERILRQKQDAQGFTPPQLGASQQYASDFHNILEEEQEALCLDPWGTERQEERREPKPQSRQGQALGAKRECQLHKPSSAPCPAPSAKVIEMPRGGPQQLGTGANTPARVFVALSDYSPLVMSANPKAAEEELVFQKRQLLRVWGSQDTHGFYLSERNRQVGNIPGHLVAEMEVGTEQTDRMRRLPAQGHLPSVAHLEDFQGLTIPQGSSLVLQGNSKRPPLWTPKTMIAALDYDPMDGQTGGQAKGRLALRAGDVVMVFGPMDDQGFYYGELGGHRGLVPAHLLDHMSLHGH comes from the coding sequence ATGGCCAAGGACTCGCCCAGCCCCTTGGGCGCGTCGCCCAAGAAGCTGGGCTGCTCCAGCCCGGCAGCGACAGTGTTGGAGAACCAGAGGCGGGAGCTGGAAAAGCTACGGGCCGAGCTGGAGGCGGAGCGGGCGGGCTGGCGGGCGGAACGCCGGCGCTTCGCTGCTCAGGCGCGCCAGCTGCGGGAGGAGGCCGAGAGGGAGCGGCGGCAGCTGGCTGACCATCTGCGCTCCAAGTGGGAGGCACAGCGCGGCCGGGAGCTGCGGCAGCTGCAAGAGGAGATGCAGCGGGAACGCGAGGCCGAGATCCGGCAGCTGCTGCGCTGGAAGGAGGCCGAGCAGCGGCAGCTGCAGCAGCTGTTGCACCGTGAGCGCGATGGCGTGGTGCGCCAAGCCCGGGAACTGCAGCGCCAGCTGGCCGAGGAGCTGGTGAACCGCGGCCACTGTAGCCGCCCGGGGGCGTCCGAGGTCTCCGCGGGGCAGTGCCGCTGTCGCCTGCAGGAAGTGTTGGGGCAGCTTCGCTGGCAGACTGACGGCGAGCAGGCGGCGCGCATCCGCTATCTGCAGGCGGCGCTGGAGGTGGAGCGCCAGCTCTTCCTCAAGTACATCCTGGAGCACTTCCGCAGGAACCCCAGTTTGTCGGAACCCGCGGACCCCCAAGCTGTGCATTCCTTGGAAGAGCCGCTGCCCCAGACCTCGAGCGGCTCTTGCCACGCCCCTAAACCCGCCTGTCAACTCGGATCTCTAGACAGCCTGAGTGCCGACGTCGGTGTCCACTCCCGCCCGCTTGACCTGGTGTCCTCTGCGTGCTCCAGCTCCCTAGACGGACTGCTCTCGACGCGCGCCAGCTCCCTTGATTGCTTTGCACCAGCACGTTCCCGCTCGCTTGACAGCACCCGGAGTCTCCCCAAGGCCTCCAAATCCGAGGAGCGGTCCTCCTCACCATACACCTCCATCCCTGGCTCCCAGAGTCTCCCGCCGCCACCATCGCCACTCCGGCCGCCACCATCGCCACTCctgccaccactaccaccatcagtCCCCAGGAAACTCAGCAACCCGCAGGGAGGAGAAGGCTCTGAGAGCCAGCCCTGCAAAGTCCTGACTCCCTCACCCCCGGGCCTGGGCCACCAAGAGCTGATAAAGCTGAACTGGCTGCTGGCCAAGGCGTTGCGGGTGCTGGCGCGCCGCTGTTCTACCCTGCAAGAGGAGAACAAGCAGCTGCGGCGTGCAGGCTGCCCCTACCAGGCAGACGAGAAGGTGAAGCGGCTCAAGGTAAAGCGCGCAGAGCTGACCGGGCTCGCGCGGCGCCTAGCTGACCGCGCCCGCAAGCTGGAGGAGACCAACCTTCGGGCGGTGAGCGCGCCTGTGCCCGGCGAGAGTTGCGCCGGCCTGGAGCTATGCCAAGCCTTTGCCCGCCAGCGCGCCCAGGACCTGTCGGAGCAGGCGAGCGCGCTGCTGGCCAAGGACAAGCAGATCGAAGAGCTGCGGCAGGAGTGCCACCTCCTGCAGGCGCGTGTCGCCTCGGGCCCCTGCAGCGACCCGCATACTGGAAGGGGAGGCCCCTGCACCCAGTGGCTCAACGTCAGAGACTTAGACCGCTTGCAGCGCGAGTCCCAGCGGGAAGTGCTGCGCCTGCAGAGGCAGTTGACGCTTCAGCAGGGCAACGGTGGCGCCAGGCCCGAGGCGGGCGGCCAGAGCACAACCTGCGAGGAGGTGCGACGGCAGATGCTGGCGCTGGAGAGCGAGCTGGACCAGCGGCGGCGCGAGTGCGAGGAGCTGGGCGCgcaggcggcggcggcgcggcgaCGCGGCGAGGAGGCCGAGACACAGCTGCAGGCGGCGCTGCTCAAAAACGCCTGGCTGGCGGAGGAGAATGGGCGGCTGCAGGCCAAGACAGACTGGGTGCGGAAGGCTGAGAATAGCGAAGTGCGCGGCCAGGTGGGCCGCGCGTGTCAAGAGCGTGATGCCGCCGGCTTGATGGCCGAACAGCTGCTGCAGCAGGCGGCGCGCGGGCAGGACAGGCAGCAGCAGCTGCAATGCGACCCGCAGAAGGCCCTGTGTGACGTTCATGCTTCCCAGAAGGAGATACAGGCGCTCCAGTGTCAGCCTGTTCACCCTCCCGAACAGCCCTGGGAGACCAGTCAAATGCCGGAGTCCCAAGTTAAGGGTAGCAGAAGGCCCAAGTTCCAGGCACTGCCTGAAGACTACACAGTGTCACAGCCCAACAGAGACATACATGAGAAAAGGGAAGTCTCCCTCGAGGAGAGCCCAGTTGCCCTTGGGGAGCCAGCCAGTGTCCCCCAAGTTTCAGAGACAGTCCCTGCCAGCCAACCTGTGTCCAAGAAAACCAGCTCCCAGTCAAACTCCTCCTCTGAGGGGTCGATGTGGGCCACCGTGCCATCCTGCCCTACTCTGGATAGGGACACAGCCAGTGAGGTGGATGACCTGGAGCCTGACAGCGTGTCCCTGGCCCTGGAAGTGGGGGGCTCAGCAGCTCCTGCTGCCCCCAAGCTCAAGATCTTTATGGCTCAGTATAACTATGACCCATTCGAGGGGCCCAATGATCACCCCGAGGGTGAGCTGCCCCTCACAGCTGGGGACTACATATATATCtttggggacatggatgaagatggattCTATGAGGGGGAGCTTGAGGATGGCCGGCGGGGGCTGGTGCCCTCCAACTTGGTGGAGCAGATTCCAGACAGCTATATCTCAGGCTGCCTGCCTGCAAAATCCCCTGACCTACGCCCCCATCAACTCCCAGCTGGGCAGGATGAAGCTCTGGAGGAAGACAGCTTATTACCTGGGGAAGCCCAGGGAGTGGTGGACAGAGGGCTATACCAGATGGTAAGGGTGGGCTCCAAGACAGAAGTAGCAACAGAGATCCTGGATACCAAGATGGAAGCCTGCCAGCTGGGCTTGCTGCAGAGCATGGGGAAGCAGGGCCTTTCCAGATCCCTTCTGGGGACCAAAGGGGTGCTCCGTATGGCTCCCATGCAGCTACACCTGCAGAATGTCACAGCCACATCGGCCAAGATCACCTGGGTCTACAGCAGCCACCGCCACCCCCACGTGGTGTATCTTGATGACCGAGAGCATGCCCTGACCCCAGCGGGTGTGAGCTGCTACACCTTCCAGGGCCTGTGCCCTGGCATGCACTACCGGGCGCGGGTGGAGGTGCGGCTGCCATGGGACTTGCTGCAGGTGTATTGGGGAACTATGTCCTCCACCATCACCTTTGACACACTCTTGGCAGGACCTCCCCACCCACCACTGGATGTGCTGGTGGAGCGCCATGCCTCGCCAGGCGTCCTAGTGGTCAGCTGGCTCCCTGTGACCATTGACTCAGCTGGGTCCTCCAATGGAGTCCAGGTCACCGGTTATGCTGTGTATGCAGATGGGCTTAAGGTTTGTGAGGTCACCGATGCCACTGCTGGGAGCACTCTATTGGAATTCTCCCAGCTACAGGTGCCCCTAACGTGGCAGAAGGTCTCAGTGAGAACCATGTCACTCTGTGGTGAGTCCCTGGATTCGGTGCCAGCTCAGATCCCTGAGGACTGCTTCATGTGTCACCAATGGCCAGAGACTCCACCCTTCAGCTACACTTGTGGCGACCCATCCACCTACAGAGTCACCTTCCCCGTCTGCCCCCAGAAGCTGGCACTGGCTCCTCTGAATGCCAAGGCCAGCCCCCACAACCCTGGAAGCTGTGGGGAGCCCCAGGACAAGTTCCTAGAAGCATTCTTTGAAGAACCACCAAGGAGGCAATCCCCAGTGTCCAACCTGGGCTCAGAAGGAGAATATCTGAGTTCAGGGACTGGCAGCCAAGCCGAGGAGCTTGCAGAGGCCTGGGAGGGCTGTAGAAAGGACCTGCTCTTTCAGAAGAGTCCCCAGCATCACAGACCACCTTTGCTCAGTGACCAGCCTGGGGAGAAGGAAAATTGCTACCAGCACATGGGCACCAGCAAAAGCCCTGCTGCAGGATTCATCCAACTACACACCAAGTGTGGGTCCAGGAAAGAACCGTGTCAGGAAAAGGCTGCCCTTGAGAGGATACTTCGGCAAAAGCAAGATGCCCAAGGGTTCACACCTCCCCAGCTGGGCGCCAGCCAACAGTATGCATCTGACTTCCATAACATtttggaggaggagcaggaggcacTGTGCTTGGATCCGTGGGGCACAGAGAGgcaagaggagaggagggagcccAAGCCCCAGAGCAGGCAAGGACAGGCTCTGGGGGCCAAGAGAGAGTGCCAGCTCCACAAGCCCAGCTCAGCACCGTGTCCAGCTCCATCTGCCAAAGTCATCGAGATGCCCAGGGGTGGCCCCCAACAGCTGGGGACAGGGGCCAACACTCCAGCCAGGGTCTTTGTGGCCCTCTCTGATTACAGCCCCCTGGTGATGTCTGCCAACCCCAAGGCTGCAGAGGAGGAGCTGGTCTTCCAGAAAAGGCAGTTGCTAAGAGTGTGGGGCTCTCAGGACACCCACGGCTTCTATCTCAGCGAGCGCAACAGGCAAGTGGGCAATATCCCTGGGCACCTAGTGGCTGAGATGGAGGTGGGCACAGAGCAGACTGACAGGATGCGGCGTTTGCCGGCCCAAGGGCACCTGCCTTCTGTGGCCCACCTTGAGGACTTTCAGGGGCTCACCATCCCCCAGGGTTCCTCCCTGGTGCTCCAAGGGAACTCCAAGAGGCCCCCACTGTGGACTCCAAAGACCATGATAGCAGCTCTGGACTATGATCCCATGGATGGGCAAACAGGGGGCCAGGCGAAGGGCAGGCTGGCGCTGAGGGCAGGAGATGTGGTCATGGTTTTTGGGCCTATGGATGATCAAGGATTCTATTATGGAGAGTTGGGCGGCCACAGAGGTCTGGTCCCTGCCCACCTGCTGGATCACATGTCCCTCCATGGACACTGA